One window of the Streptomyces sp. ITFR-21 genome contains the following:
- a CDS encoding S41 family peptidase, which translates to MTATAAASATTAGYLRQPSLAAGLIAFVCEDDLWLVPAAGGAAGRVTAGAGESSHPRLSPDGRRLAYTGTQDGPAEVYVQPVPGGPARRLTFQAAARCTVLGWHPATGEILYASTAEQPKGFGQRLFAVDPAGGLPRPLPYGPATAIDHGPGGRLVIGRNTTDPARWKRYRGGTAGELWTGGEQDGTVFHRLLDLPGTLAFPCWTGERVFFVSDHEGTGNVYSCLPDGTGLTRHTDHRDFYVRALAGDGSRLVYQCGARLYVLDPAEGGPPRPVEVSAPLTRAQHERRFVDAESYLDGQRLSADGSRLAITTRGRLFTLDPWAGPVRAHGDQRATRYRLPEWLPGGDRLVAAGADDRPTEHLAVLDADRPGKPRELPLPDLGRIGELTASPAGGWLALATNRHELHLVAVDPRPDPEAGARPDTPSDPEAGARPDTPPDPATSPRPGTRAGAEPGPRTGPLDSAAHRTLQDAARGPLDHSPYGPITDLAWSADGRWLAYTWPSGPHTSAIKVADAATGRTRTVTEPVLRDRAPSFDPDGRYLYFIGQRDLSPVQDRLSLDFGFPRAGHPYAVALLPGTALPWSPAHQPPPAPEERPLATVIDFAGLDQRVAALPVPAGDYRRALGTHGGVLLLSAPPEFLADASGAAEEDAGPTGVVDAYDLADGALVRYVEGVDDIHLDASRRTLLCEAGARLRVLPATPGDEDEPKDAAGEPGRDSGWAALDRVLVPVHPRAEWRQMFREAWRLQREHYWDPGMSGVDWDAVYRRYLPLLDLVGSRAELSDLIWEMQAELGASHAYETGGEYRRPTSYEQGFLGAEFVPDGAGFRITRVPAGDPWNPRAASPLTAPGTDIRPGDLITAVDGVPTGPAGPGELLVGRAGRDVELTVVRPGRPPRLAAVRALADESVLRYRAWARDNRAHVHECTGGRVGYLHVPDMFESGWAEFLRGFLVEYDREALIVDVRFNGGGFISPLVLERLSRRRRGYEFGRWNGALPYPAEAPRGPMVALVNEHTGSDGDIFAHMFRQTGLGPLVGSRTWGGVIAAEPRFPLADGTLTTQPEYVYDFDGVGGGLENRGVEPDVPVGIAPHDHLLGLDTQLARAVEVALDELTARPPHTPRTPLQPTGERRHV; encoded by the coding sequence ATGACCGCCACCGCCGCGGCTTCCGCCACCACCGCCGGGTACCTGCGCCAGCCGTCCCTGGCCGCCGGCCTGATCGCCTTCGTCTGCGAGGACGACCTGTGGCTGGTCCCCGCGGCCGGCGGCGCCGCCGGCCGGGTCACCGCGGGCGCCGGCGAGTCCAGCCACCCGCGGCTGTCCCCCGACGGCCGGCGACTGGCCTACACCGGCACCCAGGACGGGCCCGCCGAGGTCTACGTCCAGCCCGTTCCCGGCGGCCCGGCCCGGCGGCTGACCTTCCAGGCCGCCGCCCGCTGCACCGTACTGGGCTGGCACCCGGCCACCGGCGAGATCCTCTACGCCTCCACCGCCGAGCAGCCCAAGGGCTTCGGGCAGCGCCTGTTCGCCGTCGACCCGGCCGGCGGGCTGCCCCGCCCGCTGCCCTACGGACCCGCCACCGCCATCGACCACGGCCCCGGCGGCCGGCTGGTGATCGGCCGCAACACCACCGACCCGGCCCGCTGGAAGCGGTACCGCGGCGGCACCGCGGGCGAGCTGTGGACCGGCGGCGAGCAGGACGGCACGGTCTTCCACCGGCTGCTGGACCTGCCCGGCACCCTCGCCTTCCCCTGCTGGACCGGCGAGCGGGTCTTCTTCGTCTCCGACCACGAGGGCACCGGCAACGTCTACTCCTGCCTGCCCGACGGCACGGGGCTGACCCGGCACACCGACCACCGCGACTTCTACGTCCGCGCGCTGGCCGGCGACGGCTCCCGGCTGGTGTACCAGTGCGGCGCCCGGCTGTACGTGCTCGACCCGGCCGAGGGCGGCCCGCCGCGGCCGGTCGAGGTGTCCGCGCCGCTCACCCGCGCCCAGCACGAACGGCGGTTCGTTGACGCGGAGAGCTACCTCGACGGGCAGCGGCTGTCCGCCGACGGCTCCCGGCTGGCGATCACCACCCGCGGTCGGCTGTTCACCCTGGACCCCTGGGCCGGCCCGGTCCGCGCCCACGGCGACCAGCGCGCCACCCGCTACCGGCTGCCGGAGTGGCTGCCGGGCGGCGACCGCCTGGTGGCCGCGGGCGCGGACGACCGGCCGACGGAGCACCTGGCGGTGCTGGACGCCGACCGGCCAGGGAAGCCGCGCGAGCTGCCGCTGCCCGACCTCGGCCGGATCGGCGAGCTCACCGCGTCCCCGGCGGGCGGCTGGCTCGCCCTGGCCACCAACCGCCACGAACTCCACCTGGTCGCGGTGGACCCGCGGCCCGACCCGGAGGCCGGAGCCCGGCCGGACACCCCGTCGGACCCGGAGGCCGGAGCCCGGCCGGACACCCCGCCGGACCCCGCGACGAGCCCCCGGCCCGGCACCCGGGCAGGCGCGGAGCCCGGCCCGCGGACCGGCCCCCTGGACAGCGCCGCCCACCGCACCCTCCAGGACGCCGCCCGCGGGCCGCTCGACCACAGTCCGTACGGACCCATCACGGACCTGGCCTGGTCCGCTGACGGGCGCTGGCTGGCCTACACCTGGCCGAGCGGCCCGCACACCTCGGCGATCAAGGTCGCCGACGCGGCCACCGGACGCACCCGCACCGTCACCGAGCCGGTGCTGCGCGACCGGGCCCCCTCCTTCGATCCGGACGGGCGCTACCTGTACTTCATCGGGCAGCGCGACCTCAGCCCGGTCCAGGACCGGCTGAGCCTCGACTTCGGGTTCCCGCGGGCCGGCCACCCCTACGCCGTGGCGCTGCTGCCCGGCACCGCGCTGCCCTGGTCGCCGGCCCACCAGCCGCCGCCCGCGCCCGAGGAGCGGCCGCTGGCCACCGTGATCGACTTCGCCGGCCTCGACCAGCGGGTCGCCGCGCTCCCGGTGCCGGCCGGCGACTACCGCCGGGCACTGGGCACGCACGGCGGGGTGCTGCTGCTGTCCGCCCCGCCGGAGTTCCTCGCGGACGCCTCCGGCGCGGCGGAGGAGGACGCCGGGCCGACCGGCGTGGTGGACGCCTACGACCTGGCGGACGGCGCCCTGGTCCGGTACGTCGAGGGCGTCGACGACATCCACCTCGACGCCTCCCGGCGGACCCTGCTGTGCGAGGCCGGCGCCCGGCTGCGGGTGCTGCCGGCCACGCCCGGCGACGAGGACGAGCCCAAGGACGCCGCCGGCGAGCCCGGCCGGGACTCCGGCTGGGCCGCCCTGGACCGGGTCCTGGTGCCCGTCCACCCGCGCGCGGAGTGGCGGCAGATGTTCCGCGAGGCGTGGCGGCTGCAGCGCGAGCACTACTGGGACCCGGGCATGTCCGGGGTGGACTGGGACGCGGTCTACCGCCGGTACCTGCCGCTGCTCGACCTGGTGGGCAGCCGCGCCGAGCTGTCCGACCTGATCTGGGAGATGCAGGCCGAGCTGGGCGCCTCGCACGCCTACGAGACCGGTGGGGAGTACCGGCGCCCGACCTCGTACGAACAGGGTTTCCTGGGCGCCGAGTTCGTGCCGGACGGCGCGGGCTTCCGGATCACCCGGGTGCCGGCCGGCGACCCCTGGAACCCGCGCGCGGCCAGCCCGCTCACCGCCCCCGGGACCGACATCCGGCCCGGGGACCTGATCACCGCCGTCGACGGGGTGCCCACCGGCCCGGCCGGACCCGGTGAGCTCCTCGTCGGGCGGGCCGGCCGGGACGTCGAACTGACCGTGGTCCGTCCCGGGCGGCCGCCGCGCCTGGCCGCGGTCCGCGCCCTCGCCGACGAGTCGGTGCTGCGCTACCGCGCCTGGGCCCGGGACAACCGCGCCCACGTCCACGAGTGCACCGGCGGCCGGGTCGGCTATCTGCACGTCCCCGACATGTTCGAAAGCGGCTGGGCGGAGTTCCTGCGCGGCTTCCTCGTCGAGTACGACCGCGAGGCGCTGATCGTGGACGTGCGCTTCAACGGCGGCGGCTTCATCTCCCCGCTGGTACTCGAACGGCTCTCCCGGCGCCGCCGCGGCTACGAGTTCGGCCGCTGGAACGGCGCCCTGCCCTACCCCGCCGAGGCACCCCGCGGGCCGATGGTGGCGCTGGTCAACGAGCACACCGGCTCCGACGGCGACATCTTCGCCCACATGTTCCGGCAGACCGGGCTCGGCCCGCTGGTCGGCTCCCGCACCTGGGGCGGCGTCATCGCGGCCGAACCCCGCTTCCCGCTGGCCGACGGCACCCTCACCACCCAGCCCGAGTACGTCTACGACTTCGACGGGGTCGGCGGCGGCCTGGAGAACCGCGGCGTCGAGCCCGACGTCCCGGTCGGCATCGCCCCGCACGACCACCTGCTGGGTCTGGACACCCAGCTCGCGCGGGCGGTCGAGGTCGCGCTCGACGAGCTCACCGCCCGCCCGCCGCACACCCCCCGAACCCCGCTGCAGCCAACAGGAGAGCGACGCCATGTATGA
- a CDS encoding 4'-phosphopantetheinyl transferase superfamily protein, with protein MRIGVDLMSVSRFSRVANHHRYPQVLFTETELTQARALGPERYEERLAGRFCVKEATCKLLGRGFGQGLRWRDIEVTSDRWGAPAVVLHGGARQLADEAGVGEIVVSLTHQVDLVVAVAAAALTRPAPPRRDERSGGYDRHGTQERHDPHDLNDLNGHVDPGRPGPHAPHGLPRRLDLPDPPDPHDPHDPHDKERAMEQTVTETEETRLDEIAAMAADLFSVSTEEVVAAESFLDDLGTDSLLAIELLTHLEKRYDIRIAESESSRMTSLRGTYEVVAEAAGW; from the coding sequence ATGAGGATCGGTGTGGACCTGATGTCGGTGTCCCGCTTCTCCCGGGTGGCCAACCACCACCGTTACCCGCAAGTGCTGTTCACCGAGACCGAGCTGACGCAGGCCAGGGCGCTGGGGCCGGAGCGGTACGAGGAGCGGCTGGCCGGCCGGTTCTGCGTCAAGGAGGCGACCTGCAAGCTGCTGGGCCGCGGCTTCGGCCAGGGCCTGCGCTGGCGGGACATCGAGGTGACCAGCGACCGCTGGGGAGCGCCGGCGGTGGTCCTGCACGGCGGCGCCCGGCAGCTGGCGGACGAGGCCGGGGTGGGCGAGATCGTCGTCTCCCTCACCCACCAGGTCGACCTGGTGGTCGCCGTGGCCGCGGCGGCCCTCACCCGACCCGCCCCGCCGCGGCGGGACGAGCGGTCCGGCGGCTACGACCGGCACGGCACGCAGGAGCGGCACGACCCGCACGACCTGAACGACCTGAACGGCCACGTCGACCCCGGCCGGCCCGGGCCCCACGCCCCGCACGGCCTTCCCCGACGTCTCGATCTTCCGGACCCTCCCGACCCTCACGATCCTCACGATCCTCACGACAAGGAGCGCGCCATGGAACAGACCGTCACCGAGACCGAGGAAACCCGGCTCGACGAAATAGCGGCGATGGCCGCCGACCTCTTCTCGGTCTCCACCGAGGAGGTCGTCGCCGCCGAGTCCTTCCTGGACGACCTCGGCACCGACTCGCTGCTGGCGATCGAACTGCTCACCCACCTGGAGAAGCGCTACGACATCCGGATCGCGGAGTCGGAGTCGAGCCGGATGACCAGCTTGCGCGGGACCTACGAGGTCGTCGCCGAGGCAGCGGGCTGGTGA
- a CDS encoding amino acid adenylation domain-containing protein yields the protein MNTPTDTLAPVTAEGCLHGWFLRGAARDPDAEALRIGAKSFSYGQLHERALALAGTLVRATDGGPRRVGLLAARSEQAYAGVLAAGYVGATVVPLNPDFPAERTRRMIAAADLDALLVDDSGIPLLPELADELGSAPVVGEPSGAPLAQPRTPSPDDVAYILFTSGSTGRPKGVPVLHRNVTSYLRHVHDRYGFTSDDVFSQTFDLTFDLAMFDLFCAWGSGGTLVSVPPTAFVSLPDFVAHHGITVWFSSPSAISLVRRLRRLVPGALSGLRHSLFCGEPLLRHDAADWQAAAPQSRLENLYGPTELTISCSAHRWDDATSPDACVNDVVPIGTMHPGSRYLLADADGRPHPETGELCVSGPQMFPGYLDPGDDEGRFLHHDGQRWYRTGDLARVRPDGELLYLGRRDHQVKIRGVRVELAEVEWGLRRCAGVQDAVAVVAGDELVAFYLGRHRPAADLIDELSTFFPRYMIPLFFEHLEEFPLNANRKTDRGVLKTRAARLLPGGAA from the coding sequence ATGAACACACCCACCGACACCCTGGCCCCCGTGACCGCGGAAGGATGCCTGCACGGCTGGTTCCTGCGCGGCGCCGCCCGCGACCCGGACGCGGAGGCGCTGCGGATCGGCGCCAAGAGCTTCAGCTACGGCCAGCTTCACGAACGCGCCCTCGCGCTGGCCGGCACCCTGGTGCGCGCCACCGACGGCGGCCCGCGCCGGGTCGGCCTGCTGGCGGCCCGCAGCGAGCAGGCGTACGCGGGTGTGCTGGCCGCCGGATACGTCGGCGCCACCGTCGTGCCGCTCAACCCCGACTTCCCCGCCGAACGGACCCGGCGGATGATCGCCGCGGCCGACCTGGACGCGCTGCTGGTGGACGACTCGGGCATCCCGCTGCTGCCCGAACTCGCCGACGAACTCGGCAGCGCCCCGGTGGTCGGCGAGCCCAGCGGCGCCCCGCTGGCGCAGCCGCGCACCCCGTCCCCCGACGACGTGGCGTACATCCTGTTCACCTCCGGCTCCACCGGCCGCCCCAAGGGCGTCCCGGTGCTGCACCGCAACGTCACCTCCTACCTGCGGCACGTCCACGACCGCTACGGCTTCACCTCCGACGACGTGTTCTCGCAGACCTTCGACCTCACCTTCGACCTGGCGATGTTCGACCTGTTCTGCGCCTGGGGGAGCGGCGGCACGCTGGTCAGCGTGCCGCCGACCGCCTTCGTGTCGCTGCCGGACTTCGTCGCCCACCACGGCATCACCGTCTGGTTCTCCTCCCCGAGCGCGATCTCCCTGGTCCGCCGGCTGCGCCGGCTGGTCCCCGGCGCGCTGAGCGGCCTGCGCCACAGCCTGTTCTGCGGCGAGCCGCTGCTGCGGCACGACGCCGCCGACTGGCAGGCCGCCGCCCCGCAGTCCCGGCTGGAGAACCTCTACGGGCCGACCGAGCTGACCATCTCCTGCAGCGCCCACCGCTGGGACGACGCCACCTCGCCCGACGCCTGCGTCAACGACGTGGTGCCGATCGGCACCATGCACCCCGGCTCGCGCTACCTGCTGGCCGACGCCGACGGCCGCCCGCACCCCGAGACCGGCGAACTGTGCGTCAGCGGTCCGCAGATGTTCCCGGGGTACCTCGACCCGGGCGACGACGAGGGCCGCTTCCTGCACCACGACGGACAGCGCTGGTACCGCACCGGCGACCTGGCCCGGGTGCGGCCCGACGGCGAACTGCTCTACCTCGGGCGGCGCGACCACCAGGTGAAGATCCGCGGCGTCCGGGTGGAACTCGCCGAGGTCGAGTGGGGCCTGCGCCGCTGCGCCGGCGTGCAGGACGCGGTGGCCGTGGTCGCCGGCGACGAACTGGTCGCCTTCTACCTCGGCCGGCACCGCCCCGCCGCCGACCTCATCGACGAACTGTCGACCTTCTTCCCGCGCTACATGATCCCGCTGTTCTTCGAGCACCTGGAGGAGTTCCCGCTCAACGCCAACCGCAAGACCGACCGCGGCGTGCTGAAGACCCGCGCCGCCCGGCTGCTGCCCGGCGGTGCGGCATGA
- a CDS encoding NAD(P)/FAD-dependent oxidoreductase, translating into MYDAIVVGARCAGSATALLLARAGHRVLLVDRAAFPRDTLSTLYIQQRGGAHLRRWGLLDRVAALCPALDHVSYTVGDVRLEGRSRPVDSVAAAYAPRRHTLDTLLAQAAVEAGAEFRQSCTVEDLLRDADGRVTGVRLRTRGGRTEERAHLVIGADGMRSTVAELAGAATLVEDAPKTCVYYTFWAGAADHFELYEAEGRWIGAVPTNDGQTLVQAYFPQREFDRVRADAMTAYLDNVRAAAPGLHERMLAGGRTERLMGTGDQRNFFREAAGPGWALVGDAGHQRDSITARGITHAFIQAQLLADRTAGVLDDRPRLTAALQAYARERYDALIDDYHDTLAMARLSVPEHRMLMLREVADDPARTEDFFSAMGGAPQSATADRGAQSAAQAIRWMKAQREARRVRT; encoded by the coding sequence ATGTATGACGCCATCGTGGTGGGTGCCCGGTGCGCGGGCTCCGCCACCGCCCTGCTGCTCGCCAGAGCCGGCCACCGGGTGCTGCTGGTGGACCGGGCCGCCTTCCCCCGCGACACCCTGTCCACCCTCTACATCCAGCAGCGCGGCGGCGCCCACCTGCGCCGCTGGGGCCTGCTGGACCGGGTCGCCGCCCTGTGCCCGGCCCTGGACCACGTCAGCTACACCGTCGGCGACGTACGACTGGAGGGCCGCTCCCGGCCGGTCGACTCCGTCGCCGCCGCCTACGCGCCCCGCCGCCACACCCTGGACACGCTGCTGGCGCAGGCCGCGGTGGAGGCGGGAGCCGAGTTCCGCCAGTCGTGCACCGTGGAGGACCTGCTCCGCGACGCCGACGGCCGGGTCACCGGCGTCCGGCTGCGGACCCGCGGCGGCCGTACCGAGGAGCGCGCCCACCTGGTGATCGGCGCGGACGGCATGCGCTCCACCGTCGCCGAGCTGGCCGGCGCCGCCACCCTCGTCGAGGACGCCCCCAAGACGTGCGTGTACTACACCTTCTGGGCCGGCGCCGCCGACCACTTCGAGCTGTACGAGGCCGAGGGCCGCTGGATCGGGGCGGTGCCGACCAACGACGGGCAGACCCTGGTGCAGGCGTACTTCCCGCAGCGCGAGTTCGACCGGGTGCGCGCCGACGCGATGACCGCCTACCTGGACAACGTCCGCGCCGCCGCCCCCGGCCTGCACGAGCGGATGCTGGCCGGCGGCCGTACCGAACGGCTGATGGGCACCGGCGACCAGCGCAACTTCTTCCGCGAGGCGGCCGGCCCCGGCTGGGCTCTGGTCGGCGACGCCGGCCACCAGCGGGACTCCATCACCGCCCGCGGCATCACCCACGCCTTCATCCAGGCGCAGCTGCTGGCCGACAGGACCGCGGGTGTGCTCGACGACCGCCCGCGGCTGACCGCGGCCCTCCAGGCGTACGCCCGCGAGCGGTACGACGCGCTCATCGACGACTACCACGACACGCTGGCCATGGCCCGGCTGTCGGTGCCGGAGCACCGGATGCTGATGCTGCGGGAGGTGGCCGACGACCCGGCCCGTACCGAGGACTTCTTCTCCGCCATGGGCGGCGCGCCCCAGTCCGCGACGGCGGACCGGGGCGCGCAGTCGGCGGCCCAGGCGATCAGATGGATGAAGGCCCAGCGGGAGGCCCGGCGGGTACGGACGTGA
- a CDS encoding beta-ketoacyl synthase N-terminal-like domain-containing protein: MSALVVTGTGYVGPRGPRPVDEDHPGRRAFVVQDFDPVASLGRRTARFNHRSTLLAMEACGVALKDAGLDITDNNQDAVGVTLGTFCGSVSGTVTFGSETFEQPRPYNVDPAAFPNLVINTAAGAVAIQHGLRGANSTVAGGPVAGINALRHAELTLRAGHVDTMLVGASEEYGRYEAWLAAAVRPEAVLGEAAAVLVVEREDVAVTGQRPALGRIAAVVTGTLDAASTDDLRGLLADALDRAGVPAGRVRRIALRRTGDPRVDAAARAAVAALLPVEPVLNEDRTGDCYTAHAAVQLAETAVAARDRSWGPDDAGLVLAVDTDGLAGVAVLTGPTPS, encoded by the coding sequence ATGAGTGCCCTGGTCGTCACCGGTACCGGATACGTCGGCCCGCGCGGCCCGCGGCCCGTGGACGAGGACCACCCGGGGAGGCGGGCGTTCGTCGTCCAGGACTTCGACCCGGTCGCCTCGCTCGGCCGCAGGACCGCCCGGTTCAACCACCGCAGCACCCTGCTGGCCATGGAGGCGTGCGGGGTCGCCCTCAAGGACGCCGGACTCGACATCACCGACAACAACCAGGACGCGGTCGGCGTCACGCTCGGCACGTTCTGCGGCAGTGTGAGCGGCACCGTCACTTTCGGCAGCGAGACCTTCGAGCAGCCCCGCCCGTACAACGTCGACCCGGCGGCCTTCCCGAACCTGGTGATCAACACCGCCGCCGGGGCGGTCGCCATCCAGCACGGCCTGCGCGGCGCCAACTCCACGGTGGCCGGCGGCCCGGTGGCCGGCATCAACGCCCTGCGGCACGCCGAACTGACCCTGCGCGCCGGCCACGTGGACACCATGCTGGTCGGCGCATCGGAGGAGTACGGCCGGTACGAGGCATGGCTGGCCGCCGCCGTCCGCCCCGAGGCGGTGCTCGGCGAGGCGGCCGCGGTCCTGGTCGTCGAACGCGAGGACGTGGCGGTCACCGGGCAGCGGCCCGCGCTCGGCCGGATCGCCGCCGTCGTCACCGGCACCCTGGACGCGGCCAGTACGGACGACCTGCGCGGACTGCTCGCCGACGCCCTGGACCGGGCCGGCGTGCCGGCCGGCCGGGTCCGCCGGATCGCGCTCCGCCGCACCGGCGACCCCCGGGTCGACGCGGCGGCGCGCGCCGCCGTCGCCGCCCTGCTGCCCGTCGAACCGGTGCTCAACGAGGACCGGACCGGCGACTGCTACACCGCGCACGCCGCCGTCCAGCTCGCCGAGACCGCGGTCGCCGCCCGCGACCGGTCCTGGGGCCCGGACGACGCCGGGCTGGTCCTGGCCGTGGACACCGACGGCCTGGCCGGCGTCGCCGTCCTCACCGGCCCCACCCCGTCATGA
- a CDS encoding GNAT family N-acetyltransferase, which yields MKILIRHFTEQDVPLRTALLHEDSFQANLTDFAVTTGDDELTRGQLRTIAEQQDTKRIYTATRADGQVIGFLWVTDLDWRSQCCELSFALLPRYRGGFGPPTINAARGYLYDELNMQVVIDQVLEHNTMLHSSDEMQELSRVRCAYDSYTVGSWRTARFWTRRVAAFREWRAAEQRRRVDLSARIRSAIEEGT from the coding sequence ATGAAGATCCTGATCCGGCACTTCACCGAGCAGGACGTGCCGCTGCGCACCGCACTGCTGCACGAGGACAGCTTCCAGGCCAACCTCACCGACTTCGCCGTCACCACGGGGGACGACGAACTGACCCGCGGCCAGCTGCGGACCATCGCCGAGCAGCAGGACACCAAGCGGATCTACACCGCCACCCGCGCCGACGGCCAGGTGATCGGCTTCCTGTGGGTGACCGACCTGGACTGGCGCAGCCAGTGCTGCGAGCTCTCCTTCGCGCTGCTGCCGCGCTACCGGGGCGGCTTCGGCCCGCCCACCATCAACGCCGCCCGCGGCTATCTGTACGACGAGCTGAACATGCAGGTCGTCATCGACCAGGTGCTGGAGCACAACACCATGCTGCACTCCAGCGACGAGATGCAGGAGCTCAGCCGGGTGCGCTGCGCCTACGACTCCTACACCGTCGGCAGCTGGCGCACCGCCCGCTTCTGGACCCGGCGGGTGGCGGCGTTCCGTGAGTGGCGCGCCGCCGAGCAGCGCAGGCGTGTCGACCTCAGCGCCCGGATCCGCAGCGCGATCGAGGAGGGCACATGA
- a CDS encoding beta-ketoacyl-[acyl-carrier-protein] synthase family protein encodes MNRRVVITGIGPVSEIGVGVHAFGEGLRAGRSGVGPITSFDTTGFERVVAGEVRDFRPQDILRRLSPADWGRSSLFAAAAARLAVEDAGIDPPPTRTAAVVGTTTGELLPLVDITASWHENGIGVPDREAAAKLPTSRLGLAVAEELGLRGEAVTLGTACAAGNYAIGHAYDLITLGEADVAVAGGADSVNRFLHAGFHRLGALTAERCSPFDRDRSGILTAEGGVALVLETLDSARDRGARIYAEILGWAMTCDARHPVAPDADSIARCVRLAHKRAGVSPDQVDYICAHGTGTRTNDLVESTAIRSVFGEQPPPMSSIKSMLGHTMGAASGFGAAACALSIHDGFLPPTVNHVTHDPQLAGVDPVPNRSRSTEVRVAQNNGFAFGGNNAIVMLGSAQ; translated from the coding sequence ATGAACCGACGCGTCGTCATCACGGGCATCGGACCCGTCTCGGAGATCGGGGTGGGCGTCCACGCCTTCGGCGAGGGACTGCGGGCCGGCCGCTCCGGCGTGGGCCCGATCACCTCCTTCGACACCACCGGGTTCGAACGGGTCGTGGCGGGCGAGGTACGCGACTTCCGGCCCCAGGACATCCTGCGGCGGCTGTCGCCGGCCGACTGGGGACGGTCCTCGCTGTTCGCCGCCGCCGCGGCCCGGCTCGCGGTCGAGGACGCCGGGATCGACCCGCCCCCGACCCGGACCGCCGCGGTCGTGGGCACCACCACCGGTGAGCTGCTGCCGCTGGTCGACATCACCGCGTCCTGGCACGAGAACGGCATCGGCGTCCCGGACCGGGAGGCGGCGGCCAAACTGCCGACCTCCCGGCTGGGACTCGCGGTGGCCGAGGAACTCGGCCTGCGCGGCGAGGCGGTGACCCTGGGCACCGCGTGCGCGGCCGGCAACTACGCGATCGGCCACGCCTACGACCTGATCACCCTCGGCGAGGCCGACGTCGCGGTGGCCGGCGGCGCCGACTCGGTGAACCGCTTCCTGCACGCCGGCTTCCACCGGCTGGGCGCGCTGACCGCCGAGCGGTGCAGCCCCTTCGACCGGGACCGCAGCGGCATCCTCACCGCCGAGGGCGGGGTCGCGCTGGTCCTGGAGACCCTCGACAGCGCCCGCGACCGCGGCGCCCGGATCTACGCCGAGATCCTCGGCTGGGCGATGACCTGCGACGCCCGCCATCCGGTCGCCCCGGACGCGGACAGCATCGCCCGCTGCGTACGGCTGGCCCACAAGCGGGCCGGGGTCAGCCCCGACCAGGTCGACTACATCTGCGCGCACGGCACCGGCACCCGTACCAACGACCTGGTGGAGAGCACCGCCATCCGCTCGGTGTTCGGCGAGCAGCCGCCGCCGATGAGCTCCATCAAGTCCATGCTCGGCCACACCATGGGCGCGGCCAGCGGCTTCGGCGCCGCGGCGTGCGCGCTCAGCATCCACGACGGCTTCCTGCCGCCGACCGTCAACCACGTCACCCACGACCCCCAACTCGCCGGGGTCGACCCGGTGCCGAACCGGTCCCGGTCCACCGAGGTGCGGGTCGCCCAGAACAACGGCTTCGCCTTCGGCGGCAACAACGCCATCGTCATGCTCGGGAGCGCGCAATGA